One stretch of Eretmochelys imbricata isolate rEreImb1 chromosome 1, rEreImb1.hap1, whole genome shotgun sequence DNA includes these proteins:
- the TIGAR gene encoding fructose-2,6-bisphosphatase TIGAR, whose amino-acid sequence MVRFTLTIVRHGETRYNKDKILQGQGVDEPLSATGFRQADAAGIFLSNVKFTHVFSSDLLRAKQTASTIIGKNKFCKDIVIQYDARLRERKYGIAEGRPLSDLKAMAKAAGEQCPSFTPSGGETLDEVRARAKSFFEFLCQLSIEEECQKEQAVLGMADNGLETLEGKPVFPLRNRCCGLELNSDTDKDTKMLNPNILVVSHGAYMRNWFGYFVLDLKCTLPSALKKSQLSSVSPNTGVSHFIINLGNGDVMKPEISCICLNRDDHLADVNTENV is encoded by the exons ATGGTGCGGTTCACCTTGACCATCGTCCGGCA TGGAGAAACAAGATACAACAAAGACAAGATACTTCAAG gacAAGGTGTGGATGAGCCCCTTTCTGCAACTGGTTTCAGACAAGCAGATGCTGCTGGTATATTTCTTAGTAATGTAAAGTTTACTCATGTCTTCTCAAGTGACCTCCTTCGAGCAAAGCAG acTGCATCCACAATTATAGGAAAAAATAAGTTTTGCAAAGATATTGTAATACAGTATGATGCAAGACTGCGAGAGAGG AAATATGGGATTGCTGAAGGAAGGCCATTGAGTGACCTAAAGGCAATGGCAAAGGCTGCTGGAGAGCAATGTCCTTCGTTTACACCATCTGGAGGAGAAACACTAGATGAG GTAAGGGCACGTGCAAAGAGTTTCTTTGAATTTCTGTGTCAACTTTCTATTGAAGAAGAGTGTCAGAAAGAACAAGCTGTTCTGGGTATGGCAGACAATGGCTTGGAAACATTGGAAGGAAAACCAGTTTTCCCTTTGAGAAACCGCTGCTGTGGACTTGAACTTAATTCTGATACTGACAAagatacaaaaatgttaaatCCCAATATATTGGTGGTGAGTCATGGGGCATACATGAGAAACTGGTTtggttattttgttttggatCTAAAGTGCACTTTACCATCAGCTTTAAAAAAGTCTCAGTTATCTTCTGTGAGCCCTAATACTGGAGTGAGTCACTTCATTATAAACCTTGGAAATGGAGATGTGATGAAACCTGAAATCAGCTGTATTTGTCTTAATCGAGATGATCATTTAGCAGATGTGAATACTGAAAATGTGTAG